The following proteins are co-located in the Fusarium verticillioides 7600 chromosome 7, whole genome shotgun sequence genome:
- a CDS encoding saccharopine dehydrogenase (NAD+, L-lysine forming): MSEYPHILLRAEEKPLEHRSFSPAVIKTLVDAGYPISVERSSTDPKFRRIFEDSEYEAAGARLVDTGVWPNAEPGTIILGLKEIPEEDFPLKNDHITFAHCYKNQGGWEKVLGRWSRGGSTLYDLEFLHDAEGRRVSAFGFHAGFAGAALGIKTLSHQLQDPSSKLPSVETFTDGRGYYLNEDELVNQIREDLAKAEKALGRKPTALVLGALGRCGKGAVDLFLKAGMPDENITRWDLNETKDRDGPYEEIAKADVFLNAIYLSKPIPPFINQELLAKKGRNLAVVIDVSCDTTNPHNPIPIYSINTTFEDPTVPVEIKDDQNNLPLSVISIDHLPSMLPREASEAFSEGLKESLLTLKDRKTSRVWADAEKLFHEKVATLPEELRTKNV; encoded by the exons ATGTCTGAATATCCTCACATCCTTCTTCGcgccgaggagaagcctCTCGAGCACCGATCTTTCTCCCCCGCGGTTATCAAGACACTCGTCGATGCTGGATACCCCATCTCCGTCGAGCGGTCATCCACCGATCCCAAATTTAGGCGTATCTTTGAGGACTCTGAATATGAAGCTGCTGGTGCTCGTCTTGTCGACACGGGTGTCTGGCCCAACGCTGAGCCTGGGACAATCATACTCGGATTGAAGGAGATTCCCGAGGAGGATTTCCCTCTGAAGAATGATCACATC ACATTTGCACACTGCTACAAA AACCAGGGAGGCTGGGAGAAGGTTCTCGGTCGTTGGTCTCGCGGCGGGTCTACTCTGTATGACTTGGAGTTTTTGCATGACGCTGAAGGCCGACGTGTTTCTGC GTTTGGTTTCCACGCAGGCTTCGCCGGGGCTGCGCTTGGAATAAAGACACTTTCCCACCAGCTGCAGGACCCGTCATCTAAGCTTCCGTCTGTCGAGACATTCACCGATGGCCGCGGATATTACCTGAACGAAGATGAGCTCGTCAACCAGATTCGCGAGGATCtcgccaaggctgagaaggctctCGGACGCAAGCCCACTGCTCTCGTCCTTGGTGCTCTTGGACGATGTGGCAAGGGTGCTGTGGACCTTTTCCTCAAGGCCGGCATGCCtgatgagaacatcacccGTTGGGACTTGAACGAAACCAAGGACCGTGATG GACCTTACGAGGAAATTGCGAAGGCTGATGTCTTCCTTAACGCCATCTACCTCTCCAAGCCCATCCCCCCTTTCATCAACCAAGAactcctcgccaagaagggtCGCAACCTCGCTGTAGTCATCGACGTTTCTTGTGATACCACAAACCCCCACAACCCCATCCCCATCtactccatcaacaccaccttCGAGGACCCCACCGTCCCcgtcgagatcaaggacgacCAGAACAACCTCCCCCTTTCCGTCATCAGCATCGACCACCTTCCCTCCATGCTTCCCCGCGAGGCTAGTGAGGCCTTTAGTGAGGGTCTCAAGGAGTCTCTGCTTACACTCAAGGATCGCAAAACTTCGCGGGTGTgggctgatgctgagaagctcttccaTGAGAAGGTTGCTACGTTGCCGGAGGAGTTGAGAACCAAGAACGTTTAA